Proteins from a genomic interval of Vanacampus margaritifer isolate UIUO_Vmar chromosome 4, RoL_Vmar_1.0, whole genome shotgun sequence:
- the usp47 gene encoding ubiquitin carboxyl-terminal hydrolase 47 has product MEMVPSEENQFVSKEIQKAAEEPRVLCIIQDITCAKTVNERLTFNLPASTALSKLYEDVAHKAGYVNGSFELAWGNTQDMTPLEHSGEVSLLDSGFEPGGKRNFLQLTDKDGEQPQVASVSEESGAADSSGLDDSSQERFIGPLPRDGTIGCSGDCSSPSYSYTSILNKSETGYVGLVNQAMTCYLNSLLQTLFMTPEFRNALYNWEFEDSEEDPVTSIPYQLQRLFILLQTSKKRAIETTDVTRSFGWDSSEAWQQHDVQELCRVMFDALEQKWKQTEQADLINQLYQGKLKDYVRCLECGYESWRIDTYLDIPLVIRPFGASQAYGTVEEALQAFIQPETLDGPNQYFCERCKKKCDARKGLRFLHFPYLLTLQLKRFDFDYTTMHRIKLNDSMTFPEELDMSPFIDVEDEKSPQTESCTDSGAENEGSCHSDQLSNDFSTDDCVDEGICLDSSGERVLKPKSLPSFELFSVMVHSGSAAGGHYYACIKSFSDGQWYSFNDQHVSKITQEDIRKTYGGSSGTRGYYSSAFASSTNAYMLIYRLKDPSRNAKYLAVDDFPEHIKSLVQKEKESEEQEKRQREIERNTCKIKLFCMHPSKMMVESKLEVHKDKTLLEATEMAYKLMELEETVPLDCCRLVKYDEFHEYLERSYEGEEDTPMGLLLGGVKSSYMFDLLLETRRPEQAFLPYKPGEVMVKVHAVDLRTETIAPPISVRAYLNQTITEFKQLIAQATGLSAETMRVVLERCYNDLRLLYVPNKTLKAEGFFRSNKIFVESSESTDHQVAFTDSLLWKLLDRHGNTIRLLVLLPEQSPGTLACRTICQKVGSDSDVPFEGSKGNRKSVEAILEESTEKLKNLSLLQQQQQQQQQQGSSTSDSQKSSDASDFEHIESPSQEADSNSPCVAADNRDLENRLGGTTVCRGSASSEPENHFACEERSDSEVNNDRSTSSVDSDILSSSHSSDTLCNADSGPIQLANGLDSHSITSSRRSKAHEGKKETWDTAEEDSGTDSEYDDNGKMKSEAHYLYFRTEPCSQDDSACNSQKCLVVHVDKRITLAAFKHNLEPYVGVASTQFKVFRVYANNQEFESVRLNETLSSFSDDNKITIRLGRALKKGEYRVKVYQLLVNEQEPCKFLVDTVFAKGMTVRQSKEELLPLLREQCKLDLSIDRVRLRKKTWKNPGTVFLDYHVYEEDISISSNWEVFLEILKEHEKMKSMSQLAILTRRWNPSTMKLGSFQEVILESSNVEELKEKLSEISGIHLENLEFAKGRGTFPCDISVLEIHQDLDWNPKVSALNMWPLYICDDGAVVFYRDSTEEPMELSEDERNELMKKESSRLLKTGHRVSYSPRKEKALKIYLDGGPAKDPGQD; this is encoded by the exons ATCCAAAAAGCCGCTGAGGAGCCCCGGGTGCTGTGTATAATCCAGGACATCACCTGCGCCAAGACTGTCAACGAGAGGTTGACCTTCAACCTGCCAGCATCCACCGCCCTGTCCAAACTCTATGAAGATGTTGCACACAAAGCGGGATATGTCAACGGCTCCTTTGAACTCGCCTGGGGAAACACACAAGACATG ACACCCCTAGAGCACAGCGGAGAGGTGTCGCTTCTGGATTCTGGATTTGAGCCTGGTGGTAAGAGGAATTTTCTTCAGCTAACCGACAAAGATGGAGAACAACCACAGGTTGCTTCGGTTTCG GAGGAGTCCGGAGCAGCAGATAGCAGTGGATTGGATGATAGCTCCCAGGAGCGATTCATTGGGCCCCTGCCCAGAGACGGCACCATTGGCTGCAGCGGTGATTGCAGCAGCCCCTCTTACTCTTACACCTCCATTCTCAACAAATCTGAGACGG GTTACGTGGGTTTGGTCAACCAAGCAATGACCTGCTATTTGAACAGTCTTCTACAAACACTGTTCATGACCCCGGAGTTCAGAAATGCGCTGTACAA CTGGGAGTTTGAGGACTCAGAAGAGGACCCAGTCACGAGCATTCCCTACCAGTTGCAAAGACTGTTCATTCTTCTCCAGACAAGTAAGAAACGTGCCATAGAGACCACCGATGTGACGCGAAGTTTTGGATGGGACAGTAGTGAAG CTTGGCAACAACATGATGTGCAAGAACTTTGCAGGGTCATGTTTGATGCCCTGGAGCAAAAGTGGAAGCAAACAGAACAG GCTGACTTGATCAACCAGCTGTACCAGGGGAAGTTGAAGGATTACGTCCGCTGTCTGGAGTGTGGCTATGAGAGCTGGAGGATTGATACTTACTTGGATATCCCTCTTGTAATAAGACCCTTTGGGGCCAGTCAGGCATATGGCACTGTG GAGGAGGCATTGCAGGCGTTCATCCAGCCGGAAACTCTAGATGGGCCCAACCAGTACTTCTGCGAACGCTGCAAAAAGAAATGTGATGCCCGGAAG GGTTTGAGGTTTCTGCATTTTCCCTACCTGCTGACGTTGCAGCTGAAGCGATTTGATTTTGACTATACCACTATGCATCGCATCAAGCTCAATGACAGCATGACTTTCCCTGAGGAACTTGACATGAGTCCATTCATTGATGTGGAGGATGAG AAGTCCCCTCAGACTGAAAGCTGTACTGACAGTGGAGCAGAAAATGAAGGCAGTTGCCACAGTGACCAGCTGAGCAATGATTTCTCCACTGATGATTGTGTGGATGAGGGCATTTGCCTGGACAGCAGTGGAGAGAGAGTCTTGAAGCCAAAG AGTTTGCCGAGCTTTGAGCTGTTCTCCGTCATGGTCCATTCGGGAAGTGCCGCAGGCGGGCACTACTACGCCTGCATCAAATCCTTCTCTGATGGCCAGTGGTACAGTTTCAATGATCAGCATGTAAGCAAG atCACCCAGGAGGACATCAGAAAGACCTATGGGGGGTCCTCAGGGACTAGAGGATATTATTCCAGTGCCTTTGCCAG CTCCACAAATGCTTATATGCTGATTTATAGATTGAAAGATCCCTCAAGGAATGCAA AGTATTTAGCTGTGGATGACTTCCCAGAGCACATAAAGAGTTTGGTTCAGAAGGAGAAAGAGTCTGAAGAGCAGGAGAAGAGACAAAGAGAGATCGAGCGCAACACTTGCAAG ATCAAGCTTTTCTGCATGCACCCTTCCAAGATGATGGTGGAGAGCAAGCTGGAAGTGCACAAGGACAAAACTCTTCTGGAAGCAACAGAAATGGCCTAcaag CTGATGGAGCTGGAGGAAACGGTCCCCTTGGACTGCTGTCGCTTGGTGAAGTATGATGAGTTTCACGAGTACCTCGAGCGCTCCTACGAGGGCGAGGAGGATACACCCATGGGCCTTCTGCTCGGAGGAGTCAAGTCCTCTTACATGTTCGACTTGCTGCTGGAGACCCGCCGGCCAGAGCAAGCATTCCTGCCTTACAAACCTGGAG AGGTTATGGTGAAGGTTCATGCTGTGGATCTGAGAACCGAAACCATCGCCCCTCCCATCAGTGTTCGGGCTTACCTGAATCAGACCATCACTGAATTCAAGCAGCTTATTGCACAG GCTACAGGGCTATCAGCAGAAACAATGCGTGTGGTTCTGGAGCGCTGCTACAATGACCTGCGGCTACTGTATGTTCCAAACAAGACACTGAAAGCCGAAGGTTTCTTCAGGAGTAACAAG ATTTTTGTGGAAAGTTCCGAGTCAACCGATCATCAGGTCGCGTTCACTGACTCGCTGCTGTGGAAGCTTTTAGATCGCCACGGAAATACAATTCGACTGCTGGTCTTGCTCCCTGAACAGTCCCCTGGCACTTTGGCCTGCAGAACTATTTGCCAAAAGGTTGGCAGTGACTCAGATGTGCCCTTTGAAGGGTCAAAAGGCAACAGGAAATCAGTCGAGGCTATCCTTGAGGAGAGCACCGAAAAGTTAAAGAACTTGTCTctgctgcagcagcagcagcagcagcagcagcagcagggatCCAGCACCAGCGACAGCCAGAAAAGCTCCGACGCCAGCGACTTTGAACATATCGAATCCCCGAGCCAAGAGGCGGACTCAAACTCACCCTGTGTGGCCGCAGACAATAGAGATCTAGAAAACCGGCTCGGGGGCACGACTGTGTGCAGGGGCAGTGCCTCATCTGAGCCAGAAAACCACTTTGCCTGCGAGGAGCGCTCAGACTCTGAGGTAAACAATGACCGCAGCACCAGTTCAGTGGACAGCGACATCCTGAGCTCCAGTCACAGTAGTGACACGCTGTGCAATGCCGACAGTGGTCCCATCCAGCTGGCCAATGGCTTAGACTCACACAGCATCACTAGTAGCCGTCGCTCCAAAGCTCACGAGGGCAAGAAAGAGACCTGGGACACTGCGGAGGAAGACTCTGGGACCGACAGCGAGTATGATGACAATGGGAAGATGAAATCGGAAGCACATTACTTGTACTTCAGGACAGAACCTTGTTCCCAGGATGACTCTGCCTGCAATTCACAAAAAT GTTTAGTGGTTCACGTGGACAAGAGGATAACGTTGGCagcattcaaacacaatctggaGCCTTACGTCGGCGTCGCTTCGACCCAATTTAAAGTGTTTCGGGTTTACGCCAACAACCAGGAGTTTGAAAGCGTACGGCTCAACGAAACACTATCGTCATTCTCTGACGACAACAAG ATAACCATTCGGCTTGGGAGAGCCCTGAAAAAGGGTGAATACCGAGTAAAAGTGTATCAACTGCTAGTAAATGAACAAGAG CCCTGCAAATTTCTAGTGGACACGGTGTTTGCAAAGGGCATGACTGTCAGACAGTCCAAGGAGGAGCTGCTTCCTCTCTTGAGAGAGCAGTGCAAGCTTGACCTCAGCATTGACCG GGTACGTCTCAGGAAAAAGACATGGAAGAATCCAGGCACGGTATTTCTGGACTACCATGTTTATGAAGAAGACATCAGCATCTCTTCCAACTGGGAGGTTTTCTTGGAAATCCTCAAAG AACACGAGAAGATGAAGTCCATGTCGCAGCTGGCCATCCTGACCCGGAGGTGGAACCCGTCCACCATGAAGCTGGGATCCTTCCAGGAAGTGATTCTGGAGAGCAGTAATGTTGAGGAACTCAAGGAGAAG CTCAGTGAAATTAGTGGTATCCATCTTGAAAATTTGGAGTTTGCAAAG GGTCGAGGAACGTTTCCCTGCGACATTTCTGTGCTGGAGATCCATCAGGATTTGGACTGGAACCCCAAGGTGTCGGCGTTAAACATGTGGCCCCTGTACATCTGTGATGATGGGGCCGTGGTCTTTTACAG GGATAGCACAGAGGAGCCAATGGAGCTATCAGAAGATGAGCGCAATGAACTCATGAAGAAGGAAAGCAGTCGCCTCCTCAAGACTGGACATCGGGTCAGCTACTCTCCACGGAAAGAGAAAGCCCTCAAGATCTACTTAGACGGGGGTCCGGCTAAGGATCCAGGGCAGGACTGA